A window of Auraticoccus monumenti contains these coding sequences:
- a CDS encoding Gfo/Idh/MocA family protein → MAGRVGARVAVVGAGIRGSMFARALQQNPAAELVALVEPSEPTRDRVAQELGVPAYADVAELLEHHDDLTGAVIATPDFAHRDAAVRCAAAGLDLLVEKPLATTTEDAEAITAAVEEAGVRAVVGFENRWNEKFSEVRRQLASKEHGRVVHQVSNLNDTVFVPTEMLSWAADSSPAWFLMPHSLDLSMWLADAVPVEVFARGVQRVLPALGVPTWDAVTASFRMSDDSVVVLNSSWVLPTSMPSVFDFRHEVHTDTTTYQIEISPSGVTRYDADRGSWLQFGVHTHERTGRLRGVPIDMVDDFVELLNGAEIDLPDVRHGLTVTRSIEAVHASLASGQPETITA, encoded by the coding sequence ATGGCAGGACGAGTCGGAGCCCGTGTCGCGGTGGTCGGAGCCGGCATCCGCGGTTCCATGTTCGCCCGGGCCCTGCAGCAGAACCCCGCCGCGGAGCTGGTCGCCCTGGTCGAGCCCTCCGAGCCGACCCGCGACCGGGTCGCCCAGGAGCTGGGCGTCCCCGCCTACGCCGACGTGGCCGAGCTGCTGGAGCACCACGACGACCTGACCGGCGCCGTGATCGCCACCCCCGACTTCGCCCACCGCGACGCCGCCGTCCGCTGTGCGGCAGCGGGGCTGGACCTGCTCGTGGAGAAGCCGCTGGCCACCACCACCGAGGACGCCGAGGCCATCACCGCGGCGGTGGAGGAGGCCGGGGTCCGCGCCGTGGTCGGCTTCGAGAACCGCTGGAACGAGAAGTTCAGCGAGGTGCGGCGCCAGCTGGCCAGCAAGGAGCACGGGCGGGTGGTGCACCAGGTCTCCAACCTCAACGACACCGTGTTCGTGCCCACCGAGATGCTCTCCTGGGCGGCGGACAGCTCCCCGGCCTGGTTCCTGATGCCGCACAGCCTCGACCTGTCCATGTGGCTGGCCGACGCCGTCCCGGTCGAGGTCTTCGCCCGCGGGGTGCAGCGGGTGCTGCCCGCCCTCGGCGTCCCCACCTGGGACGCGGTCACCGCCTCCTTCCGGATGTCCGACGACTCCGTGGTGGTGCTCAACTCCTCCTGGGTGCTGCCCACCTCGATGCCGTCGGTCTTCGACTTCCGCCACGAGGTCCACACCGACACCACCACCTACCAGATCGAGATCAGCCCGAGCGGGGTCACCCGCTACGACGCCGACCGGGGCAGCTGGCTGCAGTTCGGGGTCCACACCCACGAGCGCACCGGGCGGCTGCGCGGCGTCCCGATCGACATGGTCGACGACTTCGTCGAGCTGCTGAACGGCGCCGAGATCGACCTCCCCGACGTCCGTCACGGCCTGACCGTCACACGCAGCATCGAGGCCGTCCACGCCAGCCTGGCCAGCGGCCAGCCCGAGACCATCACCGCCTGA
- a CDS encoding glycoside hydrolase family 35 protein gives MPEDTGRFRIGPTDFLLDGEPHRVLAGALHYFRVHPGQWADRIEKARLMGLNTIETYVAWNEHAPQPGVFRTEGRHDLVRFLELVHEAGMHAIVRPGPYICAEWDNGGLPGWLFEDPDIGLRRSEPRYLAAVRGYLDALLPLIVPLQIDRGGPVVLVQVENEYGAYGSDRAYLEALVEQLRACGITVPLTTVDQPTDEMLAAGTLPGLLTTGSFGSRAQERLEVLRRHQPTGPLMCSEFWDGWFDHWGEHHHTTSVEAAAAELDALLAAGASVNIYMFHGGTNFGFTNGANHKGIYRSHVTSYDYDAPLDETGAPTAKYAAFKEVLARYTDVPAEDPAPRPPAPALEVPFRRQVLLALVQDRLGPAQVSERPPTMDQLGRYRGFCLYAADLAGRGGVLALDGVRDRAVVSVDGVTVGTLERDRHDRALVLPPGQRLELLVEDRGRVNYGPRLGEAKGLVGEVTLDGRPLRGWTVRPLDLDSVGPQLLTDAVPVQGPVAGPAFLYAEVELDQPTDLFLATHRWGKGVVWVNGFNLGRYWSRGPQHTLFVPAQQLRSGTNDLVVLELHAVADPTCRFLDGPDLGHLED, from the coding sequence GTGCCCGAGGACACCGGACGCTTCCGGATCGGACCCACCGACTTCCTGCTCGACGGCGAGCCGCACCGCGTGCTCGCCGGCGCCCTGCACTACTTCCGGGTCCACCCCGGGCAGTGGGCGGACCGGATCGAGAAGGCCCGGCTGATGGGGCTGAACACCATCGAGACCTACGTGGCCTGGAACGAGCACGCCCCGCAGCCGGGGGTGTTCCGCACCGAGGGCCGGCACGACCTGGTCCGCTTCCTGGAGCTGGTGCACGAGGCGGGGATGCACGCGATCGTGCGGCCCGGCCCCTACATCTGCGCGGAGTGGGACAACGGTGGGCTGCCGGGGTGGCTGTTCGAGGACCCCGACATCGGGCTCCGCCGCTCCGAGCCGCGCTACCTGGCGGCCGTCCGCGGCTACCTGGACGCGCTGCTGCCCCTGATCGTGCCGCTGCAGATCGACCGCGGCGGCCCGGTGGTCCTGGTCCAGGTCGAGAACGAGTACGGCGCCTACGGCTCGGACCGGGCCTACCTCGAGGCGCTGGTCGAGCAGCTGCGCGCCTGCGGCATCACCGTGCCGCTGACCACCGTCGACCAGCCGACCGACGAGATGCTCGCGGCCGGGACGCTGCCCGGCCTGCTCACCACCGGCTCGTTCGGGTCGCGTGCCCAGGAGCGGCTGGAGGTGCTGCGCCGGCACCAGCCGACCGGGCCGCTGATGTGCTCGGAGTTCTGGGACGGCTGGTTCGACCACTGGGGCGAGCACCACCACACCACCAGCGTGGAGGCCGCCGCCGCGGAGCTGGACGCGCTGCTGGCCGCCGGCGCCTCGGTCAACATCTACATGTTCCACGGGGGGACGAACTTCGGCTTCACCAACGGCGCCAACCACAAGGGCATCTACCGGTCCCACGTCACCTCCTACGACTACGACGCCCCGCTGGACGAGACCGGCGCGCCCACCGCGAAGTACGCGGCCTTCAAGGAGGTGCTGGCCCGCTACACCGACGTCCCGGCCGAGGACCCGGCCCCGAGGCCGCCGGCCCCCGCCCTCGAGGTGCCGTTCCGGCGGCAGGTCCTGCTGGCCCTCGTGCAGGACCGCCTCGGGCCGGCGCAGGTCTCGGAGCGGCCGCCGACCATGGACCAGCTCGGCCGGTACCGCGGGTTCTGCCTCTACGCCGCCGACCTCGCGGGTCGGGGCGGGGTGCTGGCCCTGGACGGCGTCCGGGACCGGGCCGTGGTCAGCGTCGACGGCGTCACCGTCGGCACCCTGGAGCGGGACCGGCACGATCGGGCGCTCGTGCTGCCCCCGGGCCAGCGGCTGGAGCTGCTGGTCGAGGACCGCGGCCGGGTGAACTACGGACCCCGTCTCGGGGAGGCCAAGGGACTGGTCGGCGAGGTCACCCTGGACGGCCGCCCGCTGCGTGGTTGGACCGTGCGCCCGCTCGACCTGGACTCGGTCGGGCCGCAGCTGCTCACCGACGCGGTGCCGGTGCAGGGGCCCGTCGCCGGCCCGGCCTTCCTGTACGCCGAGGTGGAGCTGGACCAGCCCACCGACCTGTTCCTGGCCACCCACCGCTGGGGCAAGGGCGTGGTCTGGGTGAACGGCTTCAACCTCGGCCGCTACTGGTCCCGGGGTCCGCAGCACACCCTGTTCGTCCCCGCCCAGCAGCTGCGCAGCGGCACCAACGACCTGGTCGTGCTGGAGCTGCACGCGGTCGCCGACCCCACCTGCCGGTTCCTGGACGGCCCCGACCTCGGCCACCTCGAGGACTGA
- a CDS encoding Gfo/Idh/MocA family protein — protein sequence MGEPLNVAMVGCGNIAAQYLASLSRLGGLRLAAVVDAVPAAAERVSAETGAPARTVEEVLADDGIDAVLNLTPPQMHAPLSISALEAGKHVYLEKPFATSLADADAMLRAATAAGRRLGSAPDTVLGTGVQTARQLVDSGAIGQPVAATAFMMSPGHESWHPNPAFYYQHGAGPLLDMGVYYLTALVTLLGPIEGVSAMGSRVRSQRVVPEGAPRAGEVIEPEVDTHVSAVLRHESGVLSTLVVSFDAPASRLPRIELYGTEASLDVPDPNRFDDPVGISTEMRGTTFTPVPPSAGYREAGRGYGLADMARAILRDEPHRQSAELGYHVNEVMERALESIQERREVAVRSRCERPAAVPLDATPDVA from the coding sequence CCGCGGTGGTGGACGCCGTCCCCGCGGCCGCCGAGCGCGTCTCCGCCGAGACCGGGGCACCGGCCCGCACGGTGGAGGAGGTGCTGGCCGACGACGGGATCGACGCCGTCCTCAACCTCACCCCGCCGCAGATGCACGCCCCGTTGAGCATCAGCGCGCTGGAGGCCGGCAAGCACGTCTACCTGGAGAAGCCTTTCGCCACCAGCCTGGCCGATGCCGACGCCATGCTGCGTGCGGCCACGGCCGCCGGCCGGCGTCTGGGCAGCGCCCCGGACACCGTGCTCGGCACCGGCGTCCAGACCGCCCGCCAGCTGGTCGACTCCGGCGCCATCGGGCAGCCGGTGGCGGCGACGGCCTTCATGATGAGCCCCGGGCACGAGAGCTGGCACCCCAACCCGGCCTTCTACTACCAGCACGGCGCCGGGCCGCTGCTGGACATGGGCGTCTACTACCTGACCGCCCTGGTCACCCTGCTCGGCCCGATCGAGGGCGTCAGCGCCATGGGCTCCCGGGTGCGCAGCCAGCGGGTGGTGCCCGAGGGGGCGCCGCGCGCCGGTGAGGTGATCGAGCCCGAGGTGGACACCCACGTCAGCGCGGTCCTCCGCCACGAGAGCGGCGTGCTCAGCACCCTGGTGGTCAGCTTCGACGCCCCGGCCAGCCGGCTGCCGCGGATCGAGCTGTACGGCACCGAGGCCAGCCTCGACGTGCCCGACCCCAACCGGTTCGACGACCCGGTGGGGATCAGCACCGAGATGCGCGGGACGACCTTCACCCCCGTGCCGCCCAGCGCCGGCTACCGCGAGGCCGGGCGCGGCTACGGCCTGGCCGACATGGCCCGCGCCATCCTCCGCGACGAGCCGCACCGGCAGAGCGCCGAGCTCGGTTACCACGTCAACGAGGTGATGGAGCGGGCCCTGGAGTCCATCCAGGAACGGCGCGAGGTGGCGGTGCGCAGCCGCTGCGAGCGTCCCGCCGCCGTGCCCCTGGACGCCACCCCCGACGTCGCCTGA
- a CDS encoding ATP-dependent DNA ligase, whose product MQLPVMPPVKPMLAKSVPEVPTGALSYEPKWDGFRSIVFRDGDEVEIGSRNERPMTRYFPELVTAFTEQFPERVVLDGEIVVVVGDRLEFEVLQQRVHPAASRIKRLAGETPASFVAFDLLALGDEDLTREPFERRRALLEEALADVRAPVHLTPATRDEALARRWFSEFEGAGLDGVVAKPLDGAYLPDKRTMFKVKHQRTADCVVAGYRTHKSGPDAIGSLLLGLYDEAGDLASVGVIGAFPAARRKELFTEMQELVTTFDDHPWAWAKQEDGTRTPRSSETSRWNAGKDLSFTPLRPELVVEVRYEHMEGARFRHTAQFNRWRPDRDPRSCTYAQLEEVVRYDLADIFAPPATS is encoded by the coding sequence ATGCAGCTGCCGGTGATGCCACCTGTCAAGCCGATGCTGGCCAAGTCGGTGCCCGAGGTGCCCACCGGCGCGCTCAGCTACGAGCCGAAGTGGGACGGTTTCCGCTCGATCGTCTTCCGCGACGGCGACGAGGTGGAGATCGGCTCGCGCAACGAGCGCCCGATGACCCGGTACTTCCCCGAGCTGGTGACCGCCTTCACCGAGCAGTTCCCCGAGCGGGTGGTGCTGGACGGCGAGATCGTCGTGGTGGTGGGGGACCGGCTGGAGTTCGAGGTGCTGCAGCAGCGGGTCCACCCCGCCGCGAGCCGGATCAAGCGCCTGGCCGGCGAGACCCCGGCGAGCTTCGTCGCCTTCGACCTGCTCGCCCTGGGCGACGAGGACCTGACCCGCGAGCCCTTCGAGCGCCGCCGCGCGCTGCTGGAGGAGGCGCTGGCCGACGTCCGGGCGCCGGTCCACCTGACCCCGGCCACCCGTGACGAGGCCCTGGCCCGGCGCTGGTTCTCCGAGTTCGAGGGCGCCGGGCTGGACGGCGTGGTGGCCAAGCCGCTGGACGGGGCCTACCTGCCGGACAAGCGGACGATGTTCAAGGTGAAGCACCAGCGCACCGCCGACTGCGTGGTCGCCGGCTACCGCACCCACAAGTCCGGACCGGACGCCATCGGCTCGCTGCTGCTCGGGCTCTACGACGAGGCCGGCGACCTGGCCAGCGTCGGGGTGATCGGTGCCTTCCCCGCCGCCCGGCGCAAGGAGCTCTTCACCGAGATGCAGGAGCTGGTGACCACCTTCGACGACCACCCCTGGGCCTGGGCCAAGCAGGAGGACGGGACGCGCACCCCGCGGAGCTCGGAGACCAGCCGCTGGAACGCCGGCAAGGACCTCTCCTTCACCCCGCTGCGGCCCGAGCTGGTGGTGGAGGTCCGCTACGAGCACATGGAGGGCGCCCGGTTCCGCCACACCGCCCAGTTCAACCGCTGGCGTCCCGACCGGGACCCCCGCTCCTGCACCTACGCGCAGCTGGAGGAGGTCGTCCGCTACGACCTCGCCGACATCTTCGCCCCGCCCGCCACCTCCTGA
- a CDS encoding ROK family transcriptional regulator: protein MTRTTSSARTRLLSPSTMGRSNRSRVLQQLLRDGPTSRAALARSLGVNRATIAAILQPLVDDGSLVEGEALAASPAGGKPARPLWFNRDGAELGSVRIASDRLTAARLGMDGTIRTSGERRIDPHWPLERISAALLELAGECFADRTLLGIGIAAAGMVDTTTGTIISLHLAPVMNGFAVAELLSSRFDTPVSVDHHPRVLALGDKWFGLGRGIDHFASVYTGEALGMGIVHEGEVFRGFHGAGGEYGHIVVDLGGATCLCGRRGCWETVATVGWLRAQAEARGLPGGPQMTCAALSALAGEGDPGAGELLELYADNLVIGLANNEHMLASQTYIMHGDVVGGGERVRALLEERLAASAPHRDTPPRVLLDTSDEDTVLLGGGGLVLSSELATAY, encoded by the coding sequence GTGACGAGGACGACCTCTTCCGCGAGGACGCGGCTGCTCAGCCCGAGCACCATGGGCCGCAGCAACCGCTCCCGTGTGCTGCAGCAGCTGCTGCGGGACGGTCCGACCAGCCGGGCGGCGCTGGCGCGCTCCCTCGGGGTGAACCGCGCCACCATCGCCGCGATCCTGCAGCCCCTCGTCGACGACGGGAGCCTGGTCGAGGGTGAGGCGCTGGCCGCCTCCCCCGCCGGGGGCAAGCCCGCGCGCCCGCTGTGGTTCAACCGGGACGGGGCCGAGCTCGGGTCGGTGCGCATCGCCTCGGACCGGCTGACGGCCGCCCGGCTGGGCATGGACGGCACCATCAGGACGTCCGGGGAACGGCGGATCGACCCGCACTGGCCGCTGGAGCGCATCTCCGCGGCGCTGCTGGAGCTGGCCGGGGAGTGCTTCGCGGACCGGACCCTGCTGGGCATCGGGATCGCCGCGGCCGGGATGGTGGACACCACGACCGGGACGATCATCTCCCTGCACCTGGCCCCGGTGATGAACGGCTTCGCGGTGGCCGAGCTCCTCTCCTCGCGGTTCGACACACCGGTGAGCGTCGACCACCACCCCCGGGTGCTCGCCCTGGGCGACAAGTGGTTCGGGCTGGGCCGGGGCATCGACCACTTCGCCTCCGTCTACACCGGTGAGGCGCTGGGGATGGGGATCGTGCACGAGGGCGAGGTGTTCCGCGGCTTCCACGGCGCCGGCGGCGAGTACGGGCACATCGTGGTCGACCTCGGCGGGGCCACCTGCCTGTGCGGTCGGCGGGGCTGCTGGGAGACGGTGGCCACGGTGGGCTGGCTGCGCGCGCAGGCCGAGGCACGAGGCCTGCCCGGCGGTCCGCAGATGACCTGCGCCGCCCTCAGCGCCCTGGCCGGCGAGGGGGACCCGGGCGCCGGAGAGCTGCTGGAGCTGTACGCCGACAACCTGGTCATCGGGCTGGCCAACAACGAGCACATGCTGGCCTCGCAGACCTACATCATGCACGGCGACGTCGTGGGTGGCGGTGAGCGCGTGCGGGCGCTGCTGGAGGAGCGGCTGGCCGCCAGCGCCCCGCACCGCGACACCCCGCCGCGGGTGCTGCTGGACACCAGCGACGAGGACACCGTGCTGCTCGGTGGGGGCGGCCTCGTGCTCTCCAGCGAGCTGGCCACGGCGTACTGA
- a CDS encoding VOC family protein → MPNLHHVIDYVELGVTDLPAARSFYEQAFGWAFTDYGPGYAGIQGPGGEGEVGGITTTRRPGGEGPLVLLYSDDLDATLAGVTAAGGTVVTEPEVFPGGRRFTFADPSGNVLGVWAQR, encoded by the coding sequence GTGCCGAACCTGCACCACGTGATCGACTACGTCGAGCTCGGCGTCACCGACCTGCCGGCCGCCCGCTCGTTCTACGAGCAGGCGTTCGGCTGGGCGTTCACCGACTACGGGCCCGGCTACGCCGGCATCCAGGGTCCCGGCGGGGAGGGTGAGGTGGGTGGTATCACCACCACCCGCCGGCCGGGCGGTGAGGGCCCGCTGGTGCTGCTGTACTCCGACGACCTCGACGCCACGCTGGCCGGGGTGACCGCGGCCGGCGGGACGGTGGTCACCGAGCCCGAGGTCTTCCCCGGCGGGCGGCGGTTCACCTTCGCCGACCCGAGCGGGAACGTCCTCGGCGTCTGGGCCCAGCGCTGA
- a CDS encoding ketopantoate reductase family protein yields MSSRHHVVYGAGAVGGVVGGLLHRAGHRVTLIARGEHLQALQRDGLHLISPFGDEVLPVPAVGDPGEIDWTGDEVVHLAVKSDATPTVLSRLHQVAPSATPVVCLQNGVANEPAALRWFGHVIGVCVMLPATHLEPGLVEAGSTNVPAILDCGRYPALPDGEVDPLAEELAEDLRSAGMESVARSDVMVWKYRKLVSNLGNAVDAACPPGEDRDELVRRARVEGEEVLAAAGIDLVSSEADRERRGDLIATRPGRGGSSTYQSLARGTGSVEVDWLAGEIVAVAHSTGRTAPVNDLVRRAAVSLVGGEARSIPAADLLAQLNAG; encoded by the coding sequence GTGAGCAGCCGGCACCACGTGGTCTACGGCGCCGGCGCGGTCGGCGGCGTGGTCGGCGGCCTGCTGCACCGGGCCGGTCACCGGGTCACCCTGATCGCCCGCGGGGAGCACCTGCAGGCGCTGCAGCGCGACGGTCTGCACCTGATCAGCCCCTTCGGCGACGAGGTGCTGCCGGTGCCCGCCGTCGGCGACCCGGGCGAGATCGACTGGACCGGTGACGAGGTCGTGCACCTGGCGGTGAAGAGCGACGCCACCCCCACCGTCCTGTCCCGCCTGCACCAGGTCGCCCCGAGCGCGACACCGGTGGTCTGCCTGCAGAACGGGGTGGCCAACGAGCCGGCCGCGCTCCGCTGGTTCGGGCACGTGATCGGGGTCTGCGTGATGCTCCCGGCGACCCACCTCGAGCCGGGGCTGGTGGAGGCCGGCTCGACCAACGTGCCGGCGATCCTGGACTGCGGCCGGTACCCGGCGCTGCCCGACGGCGAGGTCGACCCGCTGGCCGAGGAGCTGGCCGAGGACCTCCGCAGCGCCGGGATGGAGTCGGTGGCCCGGTCGGACGTGATGGTCTGGAAGTACCGCAAGCTCGTCTCCAACCTCGGCAACGCCGTGGACGCCGCCTGCCCGCCCGGGGAGGACCGCGACGAGCTGGTGCGCCGCGCCCGCGTCGAGGGCGAGGAGGTGCTCGCCGCCGCCGGCATCGACCTGGTCAGCAGCGAGGCCGACCGCGAACGGCGGGGCGACCTGATCGCCACCCGTCCCGGTCGCGGCGGCAGCTCCACCTACCAGAGCCTGGCCCGGGGCACCGGCAGCGTGGAGGTCGACTGGCTCGCCGGGGAGATCGTGGCGGTCGCCCACTCGACCGGGCGGACCGCGCCGGTCAACGACCTGGTGCGGCGCGCGGCGGTGTCCCTGGTGGGGGGCGAGGCCCGCAGCATCCCGGCCGCCGACCTGCTCGCCCAGCTCAACGCCGGCTGA
- a CDS encoding Gfo/Idh/MocA family protein, whose protein sequence is MSRAHRPLRVAMIGYAFMGAAHSQAWRNVHRFFDLELTPEMAVLVGRDAEAVAAAATTLGWAETSTDWREVVARDDIDVVDICTPGDTHAEIALAALAAGKHVLCEKPLANTVAEAEEMVAAAERARAEGVRSMVGFSYRRVPAVALMRQMVAEGAVGEIRHIRGLYLQDWIVDPEFPLVWRLQKDKAGSGALGDIGAHILDMAQFVTGQRLSSLTARTETFVKERPLVEQAGGSGGKLGASAAGARTGPVTVDDAAVVLARTDGGALATFEATRFATGRRNRISLEVNGSAGSLAFDFEQMNELQHYDHSLGDRAGFSTISVTEPTHPYLEAWWPPGHGLGYEHTFVNQARDFLVALAAGEDPSPSFADGAQIQQLLAAVETSSAEGSWQQL, encoded by the coding sequence ATGAGCAGAGCCCACCGACCGCTGCGCGTGGCCATGATCGGCTACGCCTTCATGGGCGCCGCGCACTCCCAGGCGTGGCGCAACGTGCACCGCTTCTTCGACCTCGAGCTGACCCCGGAGATGGCCGTCCTGGTCGGCCGGGACGCCGAGGCCGTCGCGGCGGCCGCCACCACCCTCGGCTGGGCCGAGACCAGCACCGACTGGCGCGAGGTCGTCGCCCGCGACGACATCGACGTGGTGGACATCTGCACCCCGGGTGACACCCACGCCGAGATCGCCCTGGCCGCCCTGGCCGCCGGCAAGCACGTGCTGTGCGAGAAGCCGCTGGCCAACACCGTGGCCGAGGCCGAGGAGATGGTCGCCGCGGCCGAGCGGGCGCGCGCCGAGGGCGTCCGCTCGATGGTCGGGTTCAGCTACCGCCGCGTCCCCGCGGTGGCGCTGATGCGCCAGATGGTGGCCGAGGGCGCGGTGGGGGAGATCCGCCACATCCGCGGCCTCTACCTCCAGGACTGGATCGTCGACCCGGAGTTCCCGCTGGTCTGGCGGCTGCAGAAGGACAAGGCCGGCTCGGGGGCGCTCGGCGACATCGGCGCCCACATCCTCGACATGGCCCAGTTCGTCACCGGCCAGCGGCTGTCGTCGCTGACCGCGCGGACCGAGACCTTCGTCAAGGAACGACCGCTCGTGGAGCAGGCCGGGGGCTCGGGCGGCAAGCTCGGCGCCTCGGCCGCCGGCGCCCGCACCGGACCCGTGACCGTGGACGACGCCGCGGTGGTGCTGGCCCGTACCGACGGCGGCGCGCTGGCCACCTTCGAGGCCACCCGCTTCGCCACCGGGCGCCGCAACCGGATCTCGCTGGAGGTCAACGGCTCGGCGGGCTCGCTGGCCTTCGATTTCGAGCAGATGAACGAGCTCCAGCACTACGACCACAGCCTCGGCGACCGGGCCGGGTTCAGCACGATCTCGGTGACCGAGCCGACCCACCCCTACCTCGAGGCCTGGTGGCCGCCCGGTCACGGGCTGGGCTACGAGCACACCTTCGTCAACCAGGCGCGGGACTTCCTGGTCGCCCTGGCCGCGGGGGAGGACCCGAGCCCGTCCTTCGCCGACGGCGCGCAGATCCAGCAGCTGCTGGCCGCGGTGGAGACCAGCTCGGCCGAGGGGTCCTGGCAGCAGCTCTGA
- a CDS encoding pyridoxamine 5'-phosphate oxidase family protein, which translates to MAEQDQLKKVVDIISGSRFAMVTSRTADGHLVSRPLSLQETEFDGDLWFFVDRQADLLVQITMDPRVNVSVTGDGSWVSVAGRAEVVQDEAKAQELWNPYVAAWFAAEGSTDADAKDAGPAELGAVLVKVDGDTAEYWQSSGKVATAVSLVKARLTGGGATVTGENEVVELP; encoded by the coding sequence ATGGCCGAGCAGGACCAGCTGAAGAAGGTCGTCGACATCATCTCCGGTTCCCGCTTCGCGATGGTCACCTCCAGGACCGCCGACGGGCACCTGGTCTCCCGGCCGCTCTCGCTGCAGGAGACCGAGTTCGACGGCGACCTCTGGTTCTTCGTCGACCGCCAGGCCGACCTGCTCGTGCAGATCACCATGGACCCCCGGGTCAACGTCTCGGTCACCGGTGACGGCAGCTGGGTCTCCGTGGCCGGCCGCGCCGAGGTGGTGCAGGACGAGGCCAAGGCCCAGGAGCTGTGGAACCCCTACGTCGCCGCCTGGTTCGCCGCCGAGGGCTCCACCGACGCCGACGCCAAGGACGCCGGTCCGGCCGAGCTGGGTGCGGTCCTGGTCAAGGTGGACGGCGACACCGCCGAGTACTGGCAGAGCAGCGGCAAGGTCGCGACCGCGGTGTCGCTGGTCAAGGCCCGCCTCACCGGCGGCGGCGCCACCGTCACCGGCGAGAACGAGGTCGTCGAGCTCCCGTGA